The Pseudomonadota bacterium genome has a window encoding:
- a CDS encoding general secretion pathway protein GspA, whose product MYKAFYAMREKPFDLLPDPHFLYMSPGHDSAYAHLEYAIRENQGFVVISGEVGCGKTTLINYLLRQVPKDLQVALISHTDVEPELFFKLLCRKFELDCDQLDKGDMIALVYDFLHRERRQGRRVALIIDEAQNLPDRTLEEIRMLSNLEAEKEHLIQIILVGQPELRQKLRRPHLRQFLQRVTVHYHLEGLKNLEESREYIRHRLQVTGCPNYATLFSDAAIAAVHQESHGIPRLINYICDMALVHGYADGLTTIDEAIIEEVRKTRAQNSLFGESAETDDEAGGQAAPAAMPPAGFDQAVGARDLSEVRQRLGFIESLVEAQAGQLQDLQHALTGRDQLLLELTLLLQKSLEKRWQVALRYFQTLNELKQLKEIIKLGPESTGREKTDRSKASPGGKSPAGKSPGAPRTEPAGKPDNHDQAKKRSWLDRLLS is encoded by the coding sequence ATGTACAAAGCTTTTTACGCGATGCGGGAGAAACCTTTCGACCTGCTTCCCGACCCCCATTTTCTCTACATGAGCCCCGGCCACGACAGCGCCTATGCCCATCTCGAATACGCCATTCGGGAAAACCAGGGTTTCGTCGTCATCTCCGGCGAGGTCGGCTGCGGCAAGACCACGCTGATCAACTACCTGCTGCGCCAGGTGCCCAAGGATCTGCAGGTGGCCCTGATCAGCCATACCGATGTCGAACCCGAACTTTTTTTCAAGCTCCTCTGCCGCAAATTCGAGCTGGATTGCGACCAGCTCGACAAGGGCGACATGATCGCCCTTGTCTATGATTTTCTCCACCGGGAGCGACGGCAGGGGCGACGGGTCGCCCTGATTATCGACGAAGCCCAGAATCTGCCCGATCGCACCCTGGAAGAGATTCGCATGCTTTCCAACCTCGAGGCCGAAAAGGAGCACCTGATTCAGATCATCCTGGTCGGCCAGCCGGAACTGCGGCAGAAACTGCGCCGTCCCCACCTGCGCCAATTCCTGCAACGGGTCACGGTTCATTACCATCTTGAAGGGCTGAAGAACCTGGAAGAAAGCAGGGAATACATTCGCCACCGCCTGCAGGTTACCGGCTGCCCCAATTACGCCACCCTCTTCAGCGACGCCGCCATCGCCGCCGTGCACCAGGAAAGCCACGGGATTCCGCGCCTGATCAATTATATCTGCGACATGGCGCTGGTCCACGGCTACGCCGACGGCCTGACCACGATCGATGAAGCTATCATTGAAGAGGTAAGAAAAACCCGCGCGCAGAACTCACTCTTCGGCGAAAGCGCGGAAACCGACGACGAAGCCGGAGGCCAAGCCGCGCCCGCCGCCATGCCGCCGGCGGGCTTTGACCAGGCGGTCGGCGCCCGCGACCTGAGCGAGGTCAGACAACGTCTGGGTTTTATTGAAAGCCTGGTCGAAGCCCAGGCCGGACAATTGCAGGATCTGCAACACGCCTTGACCGGCCGCGATCAACTGCTGCTCGAACTGACCCTGCTGCTGCAGAAAAGTCTGGAGAAACGCTGGCAGGTCGCGTTGCGCTATTTTCAGACCTTAAACGAACTCAAGCAATTAAAAGAAATCATAAAACTCGGACCCGAATCCACGGGTCGGGAAAAAACGGACCGCAGCAAAGCGAGCCCGGGCGGGAAAAGCCCGGCGGGAAAAAGCCCCGGCGCGCCCCGGACCGAGCCTGCCGGCAAACCCGACAACCACGACCAGGCGAAAAAGCGCTCCTGGCTCGACCGCCTGCTCTCTTAG
- a CDS encoding response regulator transcription factor, giving the protein MSENAAEWLIYIVGSGNVQGELLAIFLEKETGLPCRNDTGGGLLPASLKPGCRAIVFSDCKGRSVSYIVSRLKDHDFQTSEDVFIALFNVDSACNVEEELLRLGVWGVFYEEDPPKNLCRGVEAIRNGEIWLSRQLMSSCLVDMRRREGGTREEKFVLTGREREVLLMVSQGLGNDAIAARLCVSIHTVRSHLYRIFKKINVANRQQASIWAARNL; this is encoded by the coding sequence ATGTCGGAAAATGCTGCCGAATGGTTGATTTATATCGTGGGCTCCGGGAATGTCCAGGGGGAATTGCTGGCGATTTTTCTTGAAAAGGAAACCGGTCTGCCCTGCCGCAACGACACCGGCGGCGGGCTGCTGCCGGCCAGTCTCAAGCCGGGTTGCCGGGCGATTGTGTTCAGCGATTGCAAGGGGCGCTCGGTTTCTTATATCGTCAGCCGCTTGAAGGACCATGATTTTCAGACCAGCGAGGATGTCTTTATCGCGCTTTTCAACGTTGACAGCGCCTGCAATGTCGAGGAGGAATTGCTGCGTTTAGGGGTCTGGGGGGTTTTTTATGAAGAAGACCCGCCCAAAAATCTTTGTCGCGGGGTCGAGGCCATCCGCAACGGTGAAATCTGGCTTTCCCGGCAGCTCATGAGCTCCTGTCTGGTCGATATGCGGCGGCGCGAAGGCGGCACGCGCGAGGAAAAATTCGTCCTGACCGGCCGCGAGCGCGAGGTGCTGCTGATGGTTTCACAAGGCCTGGGCAATGACGCCATTGCCGCTAGACTCTGCGTCAGCATTCATACCGTGCGTTCCCACCTCTACCGGATCTTCAAGAAAATCAACGTCGCCAATCGCCAGCAGGCCTCGATCTGGGCCGCGCGTAATCTCTGA